Proteins co-encoded in one Erinaceus europaeus chromosome X, mEriEur2.1, whole genome shotgun sequence genomic window:
- the LOC103108167 gene encoding olfactory receptor 10A4-like, with protein sequence MACTEEENMTQISEFILLGFGDLHAFQFLLFVIFLVIYVVTLMGNIVIIFVVSVDRSLHTPMYFFLGHFSFLEIGYTTTIEPLMLWTLLSTHVSISLPGCACQLYFFASLVATECFFLAVMSYDRYVAICNPLHYSSIMSPWDCLQLAGASWVAGFLAPILLIVLIFRLTFCAANEIDHFFCDLKPIMKLACTDTQVAEMTSFICTSLFALGPFLLTLTSYAHIISTILRIPSTTGKQRAFSTCSSHLIVVSLYYGTLGIVYGLPSGPQYEHLLKLLSLLYTVLTPALNPIIYTLRNKDVNVALRKLVQ encoded by the coding sequence ATGGCTTGCACTGAAGAGGAAAATATGACTCAGATTTCAGAATTTATCCTTTTGGGTTTTGGGGATCTTCATGCttttcagtttcttctttttgTGATATTTCTGGTCATCTATGTGGTGACCCTAATGGGCAACATTGTGATCATATTCGTGGTGTCAGTTGACCGCTCCCTTCACACTCCCATGTATTTCTTTCTTGGCCACTTCTCTTTCCTAGAGATTGGCTACACCACTACTATTGAGCCCCTGATGCTGTGGACACTACTATCAACTCATGTGTCTATTTCCTTACCAGGTTGTGCTTGCCAGTTATATTTTTTTGCTTCTCTGGTGGCTACTGAATGCTTCTTTCTGGCTGTAATGTCCTATGATCGCTATGTAGCCATCTGTAACccattgcactattccagcatcaTGAGCCCTTGGGATTGCTTACAACTAGCAGGTGCCTCTTGGGTGGCTGGATTTCTAGCACCCATCCTTCTCATAGTTCTTATATTCCGGTTAACATTCTGTGCTGCCAATGAGATTGATCACTTCTTCTGTGATTTGAAGCCCATAATGAAGCTGGCCTGCACCGACACTCAAGTAGCTGAGATGACTTCTTTCATATGTACCTCATTATTTGCCCTTGGTCCCTTTCTGTTAACCCTGACATCATATGCTCACATCATCTCCACCATTCTAAGGATTCCTTCTACCACAGGGAAGCAGCGGGCCTTCTCCACTTGTTCCTCTCATCTTATAGTGGTCAGTCTGTACTATGGGACGCTGGGTATTGTCTATGGTTTACCATCAGGACCTCAATATGAACACTTACTGAAATTGCTTTCCCTTCTGTATACAGTGCTCACCCCTGCCCTCAACCCTATCATTTACACCTTAAGAAACAAAGATGTGAATGTAGCTCTGAGAAAATTGGTACAGTAA